TTTTTGTAATTCACAGGTATTGCCATCACCCCCAGCAAGTGGTGCGACACCACCACCGCCAACAATTTCTCCCTCCATTTCAACAACCCAGTAAGCGCTACGTGGCTGATGATAAACTTCATAGAGAGTATCTAAAATCGGATCAGCAACCGCAAAGCCTTTATCAGCAGTTAAACCGTGCTCAGCAGAGACTTCACGAATAACGCGTGCAATAGCTGCATTGTCTTTTTCTTCAATCGCTCGAATAACAATATTTGGGGCTATAATTTGGGTTGCAGTCATAGTTGCACTCATCGTTTCACTTATTAGTAGAATATTTTTTGATTACGTATTGAGAGAGCACCGGAAAGGAACTTCTTCATTGAAAGTAGCACGGATAGCTACGAAAACTATCTTAATTGATTAAGCGTGTTTGTAAACCGTTAGCTCGTTTTCTTTGCTTACCTATTCCCTTTATTTCTAGCGTTATATTTTAGTGGGTGATTAAATTTAAGCGAAAATAAGGGATGGAAAGGTATATTAACGAGCATAGAACCGAGAATAGTAAAAAATAAAGTGAAAAATAGTTTTATTTTTTACTGAAAAAAACTAAGCAAAAACCCGCGATAAACGCGGGTTTTTATTAACAATCTCTGTGCCTTTAAAGCGATAGTGCTTATAAAGAGGCGATAGAGACTTTCTGTGCGATTAGCTTTTCTTTTGCGCTTAAGCATGTTGCTAAGCGTTCACGCTCTTTAGCAACAACCGCTTCTGGCGCACGGCTAACAAAGCCATCGTTAGATAATTTGCTGTCTAAAGTTGTGATATCTTTCTCTACTTTTTCAAGCTCTTTATCTAAACGTGCAAGCTCTGCATCTTTATCAATAAAGCCAGCCATTGGGATAAGCAATTCGGCACCGCTTACCAATTTAGTCACTGATAATGGTGCTTCTTCACCCTCTGCTAATGGACGAATATCAGCTAAACGACCCATCGCTTTTAAGAAACCAATATTGTCACTGACACGGCGCTTAGCATTATCATCCGCACCACGTAAAATAACATCAAGTGGTTTGCCCGGAGCAATATTCATTTCAGCACGGATATTACGAACTGCAACAATCACTTCTTTGATCCACTCAAGATCGCTAAGTGCGTGTTCATCCACTAATGAAGCATCGAACTCAGGGAAAGCTTGTAGCATGATGGTTTCACCTTCAATGCCTTTAACTTCCTTCACTCGTTGCCAGATTGTCTCAGTGATAAATGGAATAATAGGGTGAGCAAGACGCAGTAAGCCTTCTAACACCTCAATCAGTGTATGACGTGCTGCACGTTTTTGCGCATCATTACCTTTGTGTACCGCAGGTTTTGATAGCTCAAGATACCAGTCACAGAATTGGTTCCAAGTGAACTCATATAAAATACCCGCAGCGATATCGAAACGATAGTTGTCTAACGCTTCACGATAGGCTTTAACGGTATTGTTAAATTCAGCTAAGATCCAACGGTCAGCCAGTGAGAATGTCATCTCGCCACCTTGGTAGCCACAATCTTGATCTTCAGTATTCATCAGAACAAAGCGGCTTGCGTTCCACAGCTTGTTACAGAAGTTACGGTA
This portion of the Proteus vulgaris genome encodes:
- a CDS encoding GNAT family N-acetyltransferase; the encoded protein is MTATQIIAPNIVIRAIEEKDNAAIARVIREVSAEHGLTADKGFAVADPILDTLYEVYHQPRSAYWVVEMEGEIVGGGGVAPLAGGDGNTCELQKMYLSSKLRGKGIAKKIVLQSLEFGKAQGFSRCYLETTDILKAAVGLYEKLGFEFIDEALGNTGHSDCEIRMVKSL